A region from the Melopsittacus undulatus isolate bMelUnd1 chromosome 13, bMelUnd1.mat.Z, whole genome shotgun sequence genome encodes:
- the DHX33 gene encoding ATP-dependent RNA helicase DHX33 isoform X2 — MADQSLDHLCGSSLDSSACPPLCRVGTSNEHSIPGAAWQVPSTASCQQLVNGNAVGGKPASLRHSLQILGGLGSAGRVSPRQPLPAPCPAMAPWALHCTSQQAPLRQPVTPACARSQRKGAVPGPAGAMRLPGEGPPAKRPKAVLPAQPAVQPRGPPPVEQQRRSLPIFPVRGRLLGHVRGLDSAVVIGETGSGKTTQIPQYLYEAGIGRQGIIAVTQPRRVAAIALATRVSDEKKTELGGLVGYSVRFDDLTSDETRIKFLTDGMLLREAIGDPLLRKYSVVILDEAHERTIHTDVLFGVVKAAQKKRKQLGKLPLKVIVMSATMDVDLFSEYFNGAPVLYLEGRQHPIQVFYTKQPQSDYLQAALVTVFQIHQEAPSSQDILVFLTGQEEIEAMTKTCRDIAKHLPDGCPQMMVIPLYASLPYSQQHRIFRAAPKDGRKVILSTNIAETSITIPGIKYVVDTGMVKAKKYRPETGLEVLAVQWVSKAQAWQRTGRAGREDSGICYRLYTENDFEKLNQMTIPEIQRCNLSSVMLQLLALRIPSVLTFDFMSKPSPEAIQAAIEQLVLMGAVEQKDNQLVLTPLGRKMAAFPLEPKFSKTILLSPKFHCTEEILTIVSLLSVDSVLYNPPARRDEVQSVRRKFISSEGDHLTLLSIYRAFRNVNGNKGWCRENFINSRNMMLVSDVRAQLRDICVKGLCRHLCVCLCCTALNAHRVLPLGHWEHPPLPGPQPLHECGGAAAGWLLPHRGFPPGSGHPPFLCALPLQASLRGVQRAGPHQQVLHAGPVRGGRGLAL; from the exons aTGGCTGACCAGTCCTtggatcatctctgtggctcttctctggactCTTCAGCCTGCCCACCTCTTTGCAGAGTCGGGACCAGTAATGAGCACAGCATTCCAGGGGCAGCCTGGCAGGTGCCGAGTACAGCTTCGTGCCAGCAGCTCGTAAACGGGAATGCCGTGGGTGGCAAACCCGCCTCTCTCAGACACTCCCTGCAGATCCTCGGGGGTCTGGGCTCTGCAGGCCGGGTTTCCCCGCGGCAGCCGCTGCCTGCTCCGTGCCCGGCCATGGCACCGTGGGCCCTGCACTGCACCTCCCAGCAGGCCCCGCTCCGCCAGCCCGTGACGCCAGCCTGTGCGCGGTCGCAGCGGAAAGGCGCTGTCCCGGGGCCGGCCGGAGCCATGCGGCTGCCCGGTGAGGGGCCGCCGGCCAAGCGGCCCAAAGCGGTGTTGCCAGCCCAGCCGGCCGTGCAGCCCCGCGGGCCGCCGCCCGTCGAGCAGCAGCGCCGCAGCCTGCCCATCTTCCCGGTGCGGGGCCGGCTGCTGGGCCACGTCCGCGGCCTCGACAGCGCCGTGGTTATCG GAGAAACAGGCTCAGGGAAGACCACCCAGATCCCTCAGTACCTCTACGAAGCAGGAATTGGCCGCCAAGGCATCATCGCTGTGACCCAGCCTCGGCGAGTAGCAGCAATAGCCTTAGCTACCAGGGTCTCAGATGAGAAGAAGACAGAACTGGGAGGACTG GTTGGCTACAGCGTCCGTTTCGATGACCTGACATCTGATGAAACCAGAATCAAGTTTTTAACAGATGGAATGCTGCTTCGGGAAGCGATTGGAGACCCCCTGCTGCGGAAGTACAGCGTTGTCATTCTGGACGAAGCCCATGAGAGGACGATCCACACCGATGTGCTCTTTGGAGTGGTGAAAGCTGCACAAAAGAAACGAAAGCAACTGGGCAAGCTGCCACTAAAA GTGATCGTCATGTCAGCAACGATGGATGTTGACCTGTTCTCTGAGTACTTCAATGGAGCTCCTGTTCTCTATTTAGAAGGCAGGCAGCATCCCATTCAGGTCTTTTACACCAAACAGCCTCAGAGTGATTACCTGCAAGCAGCATTGGTGACAGTCTTCCAAATCCACCAG GAAGCACCCTCTTCTCAGGACATCCTGGTGTTTCTGACCGGTCAGGAAGAAATTGAAGCAATGACCAAAACCTGCCGAGACATTGCCAAGCATCTCCCTGATGGCTGCCCACAGATGATGGTGATACCTCTTTATGCTTCTCTGCCCTACTCTCAACAACATCGCATCTTTCGGGCTGCCCCCAAG GACGGTCGCAAAGTGATCCTGTCCACCAACATCGCAGAAACCTCCATCACCATTCCGGGAATAAAATATGTTGTGGACACAGGCATGGTCAAAGCAAAGAAGTACAGACCTG AAACTGGTCTGGAAGTGTTGGCAGTTCAGTGGGTGTCAAAGGCCCAGGCTTGGCAACGCacagggagggcagggagagaggaCAGTGGGATCTGTTACCGGCTCTATACAGAGAATGACTTTGAGAAGCTGAACCAGATGACAATACCCGAGATACAGAG GTGTAATCTGTCCAGTGTGATGCTTCAGCTCCTGGCCCTGAGAATTCCCAGCGTACTCACCTTTGACTTCATGTCCAAACCATCTCCTG AGGCTATTCAAGCAGCGATTGAGCAGCTGGTCCTGATGGGAGCTGTGGAACAAAAGGACAATCAGCTTGTCCTGACCCCCCTGGGAAGGAAGATGGCAGCTTTTCCACTGGAACCAAAGTTCTCTAAG ACCATCCTCCTGTCCCCCAAGTTCCACTGTACAGAGGAGATCCTGACCATCGTGTCACTGTTATCCGTGGACAGTGTCCTCTACAATCCCCCTGCCCGGCGGGATGAAGTGCAATCCGTCAGGAGGAAATTCATCTCCAGTGAGGGGGATCATCTTACCCTGCTCAGCATTTATAGGGCCTTCAGGAATGTCAATGGCAACAAG ggatggtgcagaGAGAACTTCATCAACAGCAGGAACATGATGCTTGTGTCAGAcgtcagagctcagctcagagaCATCTGTGTGAAG GGTCTGTGTAGACACTTGTGTGTCTGtctctgctgcacagctctCAATGCCCATCGAGTCCTCCCACTTGGACACTGGGAACATCCGCCGCTGCCTGGCCCACAGCCTCTTCATGAATGCGGCGGAGCTGCAGCCGGATGGCTCCTACCGCACCGTGGATTCCCACCAGGCAGTGGCCATCCACCCTTCCTCTGTGCTCTTCCACTGCAAGCCAGCCTGCGTGGTGTACAACGGGCTGGTCCACACCAACAAGTGCTACATGCGGGACCTGTGCGTGGTGGACGCGGACTGGCTCTATGA
- the DHX33 gene encoding ATP-dependent RNA helicase DHX33 isoform X1 produces MADQSLDHLCGSSLDSSACPPLCRVGTSNEHSIPGAAWQVPSTASCQQLVNGNAVGGKPASLRHSLQILGGLGSAGRVSPRQPLPAPCPAMAPWALHCTSQQAPLRQPVTPACARSQRKGAVPGPAGAMRLPGEGPPAKRPKAVLPAQPAVQPRGPPPVEQQRRSLPIFPVRGRLLGHVRGLDSAVVIGETGSGKTTQIPQYLYEAGIGRQGIIAVTQPRRVAAIALATRVSDEKKTELGGLVGYSVRFDDLTSDETRIKFLTDGMLLREAIGDPLLRKYSVVILDEAHERTIHTDVLFGVVKAAQKKRKQLGKLPLKVIVMSATMDVDLFSEYFNGAPVLYLEGRQHPIQVFYTKQPQSDYLQAALVTVFQIHQEAPSSQDILVFLTGQEEIEAMTKTCRDIAKHLPDGCPQMMVIPLYASLPYSQQHRIFRAAPKDGRKVILSTNIAETSITIPGIKYVVDTGMVKAKKYRPETGLEVLAVQWVSKAQAWQRTGRAGREDSGICYRLYTENDFEKLNQMTIPEIQRCNLSSVMLQLLALRIPSVLTFDFMSKPSPEAIQAAIEQLVLMGAVEQKDNQLVLTPLGRKMAAFPLEPKFSKTILLSPKFHCTEEILTIVSLLSVDSVLYNPPARRDEVQSVRRKFISSEGDHLTLLSIYRAFRNVNGNKGWCRENFINSRNMMLVSDVRAQLRDICVKLSMPIESSHLDTGNIRRCLAHSLFMNAAELQPDGSYRTVDSHQAVAIHPSSVLFHCKPACVVYNGLVHTNKCYMRDLCVVDADWLYDAAPDYFRRKLQVAKN; encoded by the exons aTGGCTGACCAGTCCTtggatcatctctgtggctcttctctggactCTTCAGCCTGCCCACCTCTTTGCAGAGTCGGGACCAGTAATGAGCACAGCATTCCAGGGGCAGCCTGGCAGGTGCCGAGTACAGCTTCGTGCCAGCAGCTCGTAAACGGGAATGCCGTGGGTGGCAAACCCGCCTCTCTCAGACACTCCCTGCAGATCCTCGGGGGTCTGGGCTCTGCAGGCCGGGTTTCCCCGCGGCAGCCGCTGCCTGCTCCGTGCCCGGCCATGGCACCGTGGGCCCTGCACTGCACCTCCCAGCAGGCCCCGCTCCGCCAGCCCGTGACGCCAGCCTGTGCGCGGTCGCAGCGGAAAGGCGCTGTCCCGGGGCCGGCCGGAGCCATGCGGCTGCCCGGTGAGGGGCCGCCGGCCAAGCGGCCCAAAGCGGTGTTGCCAGCCCAGCCGGCCGTGCAGCCCCGCGGGCCGCCGCCCGTCGAGCAGCAGCGCCGCAGCCTGCCCATCTTCCCGGTGCGGGGCCGGCTGCTGGGCCACGTCCGCGGCCTCGACAGCGCCGTGGTTATCG GAGAAACAGGCTCAGGGAAGACCACCCAGATCCCTCAGTACCTCTACGAAGCAGGAATTGGCCGCCAAGGCATCATCGCTGTGACCCAGCCTCGGCGAGTAGCAGCAATAGCCTTAGCTACCAGGGTCTCAGATGAGAAGAAGACAGAACTGGGAGGACTG GTTGGCTACAGCGTCCGTTTCGATGACCTGACATCTGATGAAACCAGAATCAAGTTTTTAACAGATGGAATGCTGCTTCGGGAAGCGATTGGAGACCCCCTGCTGCGGAAGTACAGCGTTGTCATTCTGGACGAAGCCCATGAGAGGACGATCCACACCGATGTGCTCTTTGGAGTGGTGAAAGCTGCACAAAAGAAACGAAAGCAACTGGGCAAGCTGCCACTAAAA GTGATCGTCATGTCAGCAACGATGGATGTTGACCTGTTCTCTGAGTACTTCAATGGAGCTCCTGTTCTCTATTTAGAAGGCAGGCAGCATCCCATTCAGGTCTTTTACACCAAACAGCCTCAGAGTGATTACCTGCAAGCAGCATTGGTGACAGTCTTCCAAATCCACCAG GAAGCACCCTCTTCTCAGGACATCCTGGTGTTTCTGACCGGTCAGGAAGAAATTGAAGCAATGACCAAAACCTGCCGAGACATTGCCAAGCATCTCCCTGATGGCTGCCCACAGATGATGGTGATACCTCTTTATGCTTCTCTGCCCTACTCTCAACAACATCGCATCTTTCGGGCTGCCCCCAAG GACGGTCGCAAAGTGATCCTGTCCACCAACATCGCAGAAACCTCCATCACCATTCCGGGAATAAAATATGTTGTGGACACAGGCATGGTCAAAGCAAAGAAGTACAGACCTG AAACTGGTCTGGAAGTGTTGGCAGTTCAGTGGGTGTCAAAGGCCCAGGCTTGGCAACGCacagggagggcagggagagaggaCAGTGGGATCTGTTACCGGCTCTATACAGAGAATGACTTTGAGAAGCTGAACCAGATGACAATACCCGAGATACAGAG GTGTAATCTGTCCAGTGTGATGCTTCAGCTCCTGGCCCTGAGAATTCCCAGCGTACTCACCTTTGACTTCATGTCCAAACCATCTCCTG AGGCTATTCAAGCAGCGATTGAGCAGCTGGTCCTGATGGGAGCTGTGGAACAAAAGGACAATCAGCTTGTCCTGACCCCCCTGGGAAGGAAGATGGCAGCTTTTCCACTGGAACCAAAGTTCTCTAAG ACCATCCTCCTGTCCCCCAAGTTCCACTGTACAGAGGAGATCCTGACCATCGTGTCACTGTTATCCGTGGACAGTGTCCTCTACAATCCCCCTGCCCGGCGGGATGAAGTGCAATCCGTCAGGAGGAAATTCATCTCCAGTGAGGGGGATCATCTTACCCTGCTCAGCATTTATAGGGCCTTCAGGAATGTCAATGGCAACAAG ggatggtgcagaGAGAACTTCATCAACAGCAGGAACATGATGCTTGTGTCAGAcgtcagagctcagctcagagaCATCTGTGTGAAG ctctCAATGCCCATCGAGTCCTCCCACTTGGACACTGGGAACATCCGCCGCTGCCTGGCCCACAGCCTCTTCATGAATGCGGCGGAGCTGCAGCCGGATGGCTCCTACCGCACCGTGGATTCCCACCAGGCAGTGGCCATCCACCCTTCCTCTGTGCTCTTCCACTGCAAGCCAGCCTGCGTGGTGTACAACGGGCTGGTCCACACCAACAAGTGCTACATGCGGGACCTGTGCGTGGTGGACGCGGACTGGCTCTATGATGCAGCGCCTGACTACTTCCGCCGGAAGCTCCAAGTGGCCAAGAACTGA